In Equus przewalskii isolate Varuska chromosome 15, EquPr2, whole genome shotgun sequence, a single genomic region encodes these proteins:
- the TTLL3 gene encoding tubulin monoglycylase TTLL3 isoform X1, with protein sequence MPGPGAALLLSPGEWGAAHRGSAAWVLQEGDLGCSWPKKPQLPEPRTSSPAPWPWARHSLSRPPETLPWPGTTSARCDGARAGGKRRTGSPASARPLGCAFGSLARCTPAQGAAYPRPLGPPQASALEEASPQDGSLVLWRGFSKASHHMGRLRSAKMHVERAVKQKKIFMIQGRYPVIRCLLRRRGWVEKKMVRHSGTALPLPRKDLDSSVVGNSDTTEDEDEDEDETFQPPQLFDFDDLLEFDDLDGTHALMSRMVRNEIPYFIWTTRRDVLDCRFLSKDQMINHYARAGSFTTKVGLCLNLRNLPWFDEADADSFFPRCYRLGAEDDKKAFIEDFWLTAARNVLKLVVKSEWKSYSIQAEEEEASGDKQPEKQDGKPGMVSSEFVDEALRACEEHLSNLAHMDIDKDLEAPMYLSPEGWSLFLQHYYQVVHEGAELRHIDTQVRRCEDILQQLRTVVPQMDMEGDRNIWIVKPGAKSRGRGIMCMDHLEEMLKLVDGNPMMMKDGKWVVQKYIERPLLIFGTKFDLRQWFLVTDWNPLTVWFYRDSYIRFSTQPFSLENLDNSVHLCNNSIQKHLENSCHRHPLLPSDNMWSSQKFQAHLRDMGAPNAWATVIVPGMKAAVIHALQTSQDTVQGRKASFELYGADFVFGEDFQPWLIEINASPTMAPSTAVTARLCAGVQADTLRVVIDRRLDRNCDTGAFELIYKQPPVEVPQYVGIRLLVEGSAIKKPLAMCHRRTGVRPALPHLLTQQGSGEGKDLGTLTHRSAPRKAAGARSLGHTEKPDSTATTSAPGKGKKGKAKSATALVRPNLPKWDPSSTGMGCIFTMTFASGDRQPHPLNRLPLSLKNPQALAPYHFPSFHTKARLPSSYVLRPQGRVLRLQHSKLVGPKALSTTGKALMTLPTAKVFICFPPNPELKLASNVLKPRKAVAPPWHPGNALCSLPFEVGNLPSTQRKIKAKGKFKARLDKPKAEACLMKTVSLPSKTSAPHRYIPWAGGAWGTRG encoded by the exons ATGCCGGGCCCCGGCGCGGCGCTGCTCCTGAGCCCCGGGGAGTGGGGGGCCGCACACCGGGGCTCCGCCGCCTGGGTCCTCCAGGAGGGCGACCTGGGGTGCAGCTGGCCGAAGAAGCCGCAGCTGCCCGAACCACGCACCAGTTCCCCCGCCCCATGGCCCTGGGCGCGCCACTCCCTGTCCCGGCCTCCAGAGACACTGCCATGGCCCGGGACCACCTCCGCCCGGTGCGACGGGGCTCGCGCAGGCGGCAAACGCCGGACGGGCAGCCCCGCCTCTGCGCGCCCGCTGGGCTGCGCCTTCGGGTCGCTCGCTCGCTGCACCCCTGCCCAGGGCGCCGCGTATCCCCGCCCCCTCGGGCCCCCGCAGGCGTCGGCCCTGGAGGAAGCCTCGCCGCAGGACG GTTCCCTTGTCCTCTGGCGAGGATTCTCCAAGGCGTCTCATCACATGGGCCGGCTCAGGAGCGCCAAGATGCACGTGGAGAGAGCTGTCAAG CAGAAGAAGATCTTTATGATCCAAGGCCGCTACCCGGTGATCCGGTGCCTCTTGCGCCggaggggctgggtggagaaGAAGATGGTCCGTCACTCGGGCACCGCCCTGCCTCTGCCCCGGAAGGATCTGGATAGCTCAGTAGTGGGTAATAGCGACACCACTGAGGACG AGGATGAAGATGAAGACGAGACATTCCAGCCACCACAGCTGTTTGATTTCGATGATTTACTGGAATTTGATGACCTAGATGGGACACATGCTCTAATG TCTCGCATGGTTCGGAACGAGATCCCCTACTTCATCTGGACCACTCGGCGGGACGTGCTGGACTGCCGCTTTCTCTCCAAGGATCAAATGATAAACCACTATGCCCGGGCTGGCTCCTTTACCACAAAG GTGGGTCTGTGTCTCAATCTCCGCAATTTGCCGTGGTTTGACGAGGCTGATGCTGATTCCTTCTTCCCGCGCTGCTACCGCCTGGGAGCTGAGGATGACAAAAAGGCCTTCATAG AGGACTTCTGGCTGACAGCTGCCCGCAACGTTCTCAAGCTGGTGGTCAAGTCCGAATGGAAGTCATACTCTAtccaggcagaagaggaagaggcctCAG GAGACAAGCAGCCCGAGAAACAGGACGGAAAGCCGGGGATGGTGTCCTCAGAGTTTGTGGATGAGGCTCTGCGTGCATGTGAGGAGCACCTTAGCAACCTGGCCCACATGGACATCGACAAGGACCTGGAGGCTCCAATGTATCTCAGCCCTGAGGGCTGGTCCCTCTTCCTCCAGCACTACTACCAAGTGGTCCA CGAGGGGGCAGAACTCAGGCACATCGACACTCAGGTCCGGCGCTGTGAGGACATCCTGCAGCAGCTGCGGACTGTGGTGCCCCAGATGGACATGGAGGGAGATCGCAACATCTGGATCGTGAAGCCAGGAGCCAAGTCCCGTGGACGAG GCATCATGTGCATGGACCATCTGGAGGAGATGCTGAAGCTGGTGGATGGCAACCCCATGATGATGAAGGATGGCAAGTGGGTGGTGCAGAAGTATATTGAGCGGCCCCTGCTCATCTTTGGCACCAAGTTTGACCTGAGACAGTGGTTCCTGGTGACTGACTGGAACCCACTTACCGTGTGGTTCTACCGTGACAGCTACATCCGCTTTTCCACACAACCCTTCTCCCTGGAGAACCTGGACAA TTCAGTGCACCTGTGCAACAACTCCATCCAGAAGCACCTGGAGAATTCATGCCATCGGCACCCGCTCCTGCCCTCGGACAACATGTGGTCAAGCCAGAAGTTCCAGGCCCACCTTCGGGACATGGGGGCCCCGAATGCTTGGGCCACTGTCATTGTGCCGGGCATGAAGGCCGCAGTGATCCATGCCCTGCAGACCTCCCAGGACACTGTGCAGGGTCGGAAGGCCAGCTTCGAGCTCTATGGCGCTGACTTTGTGTTTGGTGAGGACTTCCAGCCCTGGCTGATTGAGATCAACGCCAGTCCAACCATGGCGCCCTCTACGGCTGTTACCGCCCGGCTCTGTGCCGGTGTGCAAGCCGATACCCTGCGTGTGGTCATTGACCGGCGGCTGGACCGCAACTGTGACACAGGAGCCTTTGAGCTCATCTACAAGCAG CCTCCCGTGGAGGTACCCCAGTATGTGGGTATCCGGCTCCTAGTAGAGGGCTCTGCCATCAAGAAGCCCCTGGCAATGTGTCACCGGCGGACAGGGGTCCGCCCAGCTCTCCCTCACCTGCTGACCCAGCAAGGctctggggaaggcaaggacttgggGACTCTTACCCACAGGTCAGCTCCTAGGAAGGCTGCTggggccaggagcctggggcACACTGAGAAGCCAgactccactgccaccacctcgGCCcctggaaaggggaagaaaggcaAGGCGAAAAGTGCCACAGCCCTGGTCCGCCCCAATCTCCCGAAGTGGGACCCCTCCAGCACCGGGATGGGCTGCATCTTCACCATGACCTTTGCTAGTGGGGACAGGCAGCCCCACCCCTTGAACAGATTGCCACTGAGTCTGAAGAACCCCCAGGCCCTGG CCCCTTACCACTTCCCCAGCTTCCACACCAAGGCCCGGCTGCCTTCCTCCTATGTGCTCCGACCCCAGGGGCGAGTCCTCAGACTGCAGCACAGCAAGCTGGTGGGCCCTAAGGCCCTGTCGACCACAGGCAAGGCCTTGATGACTCTACCTACCGCCAAGGTTTTCATTTGCTTCCCACCTAACCCCGAGCTCAAGCTGGCATCCAACGTCCTGAAACCAAGAAAG GCTGTTGCTCCCCCGTGGCATCCTGGAAATGCCTTGTGTTCTCTACCCTTTGAAGTTGGAAATCTTCCTAGCACCCAGAGGAAGATCAAGGCCAAAGGCAAGTTCAAGGCCAGACTTGACAAACCCAAGGCTGAGGCATGCCTCATGAAGACAGTGAGCCTCCCAAGCAAGACCTCTGCCCCTCATCGATACATACCATGGGCTGGAGGAGCATGGGGGACGCGAGGCTAG
- the TTLL3 gene encoding tubulin monoglycylase TTLL3 isoform X11, with product MAAPHSVFTGPHHWGSLVLWRGFSKASHHMGRLRSAKMHVERAVKQKKIFMIQGRYPVIRCLLRRRGWVEKKMVRHSGTALPLPRKDLDSSVVGNSDTTEDEDEDEDETFQPPQLFDFDDLLEFDDLDGTHALMSRMVRNEIPYFIWTTRRDVLDCRFLSKDQMINHYARAGSFTTKVGLCLNLRNLPWFDEADADSFFPRCYRLGAEDDKKAFIEDFWLTAARNVLKLVVKSEWKSYSIQAEEEEASGDKQPEKQDGKPGMVSSEFVDEALRACEEHLSNLAHMDIDKDLEAPMYLSPEGWSLFLQHYYQVVHEGAELRHIDTQVRRCEDILQQLRTVVPQMDMEGDRNIWIVKPGAKSRGRGIMCMDHLEEMLKLVDGNPMMMKDGKWVVQKYIERPLLIFGTKFDLRQWFLVTDWNPLTVWFYRDSYIRFSTQPFSLENLDNSVHLCNNSIQKHLENSCHRHPLLPSDNMWSSQKFQAHLRDMGAPNAWATVIVPGMKAAVIHALQTSQDTVQGRKASFELYGADFVFGEDFQPWLIEINASPTMAPSTAVTARLCAGVQADTLRVVIDRRLDRNCDTGAFELIYKQPPVEVPQYVGIRLLVEGSAIKKPLAMCHRRTGVRPALPHLLTQQGSGEGKDLGTLTHRSAPRKAAGARSLGHTEKPDSTATTSAPGKGKKAPYHFPSFHTKARLPSSYVLRPQGRVLRLQHSKLVGPKALSTTGKALMTLPTAKVFICFPPNPELKLASNVLKPRKAVAPPWHPGNALCSLPFEVGNLPSTQRKIKAKGKFKARLDKPKAEACLMKTVSLPSKTSAPHRYIPWAGGAWGTRG from the exons GTTCCCTTGTCCTCTGGCGAGGATTCTCCAAGGCGTCTCATCACATGGGCCGGCTCAGGAGCGCCAAGATGCACGTGGAGAGAGCTGTCAAG CAGAAGAAGATCTTTATGATCCAAGGCCGCTACCCGGTGATCCGGTGCCTCTTGCGCCggaggggctgggtggagaaGAAGATGGTCCGTCACTCGGGCACCGCCCTGCCTCTGCCCCGGAAGGATCTGGATAGCTCAGTAGTGGGTAATAGCGACACCACTGAGGACG AGGATGAAGATGAAGACGAGACATTCCAGCCACCACAGCTGTTTGATTTCGATGATTTACTGGAATTTGATGACCTAGATGGGACACATGCTCTAATG TCTCGCATGGTTCGGAACGAGATCCCCTACTTCATCTGGACCACTCGGCGGGACGTGCTGGACTGCCGCTTTCTCTCCAAGGATCAAATGATAAACCACTATGCCCGGGCTGGCTCCTTTACCACAAAG GTGGGTCTGTGTCTCAATCTCCGCAATTTGCCGTGGTTTGACGAGGCTGATGCTGATTCCTTCTTCCCGCGCTGCTACCGCCTGGGAGCTGAGGATGACAAAAAGGCCTTCATAG AGGACTTCTGGCTGACAGCTGCCCGCAACGTTCTCAAGCTGGTGGTCAAGTCCGAATGGAAGTCATACTCTAtccaggcagaagaggaagaggcctCAG GAGACAAGCAGCCCGAGAAACAGGACGGAAAGCCGGGGATGGTGTCCTCAGAGTTTGTGGATGAGGCTCTGCGTGCATGTGAGGAGCACCTTAGCAACCTGGCCCACATGGACATCGACAAGGACCTGGAGGCTCCAATGTATCTCAGCCCTGAGGGCTGGTCCCTCTTCCTCCAGCACTACTACCAAGTGGTCCA CGAGGGGGCAGAACTCAGGCACATCGACACTCAGGTCCGGCGCTGTGAGGACATCCTGCAGCAGCTGCGGACTGTGGTGCCCCAGATGGACATGGAGGGAGATCGCAACATCTGGATCGTGAAGCCAGGAGCCAAGTCCCGTGGACGAG GCATCATGTGCATGGACCATCTGGAGGAGATGCTGAAGCTGGTGGATGGCAACCCCATGATGATGAAGGATGGCAAGTGGGTGGTGCAGAAGTATATTGAGCGGCCCCTGCTCATCTTTGGCACCAAGTTTGACCTGAGACAGTGGTTCCTGGTGACTGACTGGAACCCACTTACCGTGTGGTTCTACCGTGACAGCTACATCCGCTTTTCCACACAACCCTTCTCCCTGGAGAACCTGGACAA TTCAGTGCACCTGTGCAACAACTCCATCCAGAAGCACCTGGAGAATTCATGCCATCGGCACCCGCTCCTGCCCTCGGACAACATGTGGTCAAGCCAGAAGTTCCAGGCCCACCTTCGGGACATGGGGGCCCCGAATGCTTGGGCCACTGTCATTGTGCCGGGCATGAAGGCCGCAGTGATCCATGCCCTGCAGACCTCCCAGGACACTGTGCAGGGTCGGAAGGCCAGCTTCGAGCTCTATGGCGCTGACTTTGTGTTTGGTGAGGACTTCCAGCCCTGGCTGATTGAGATCAACGCCAGTCCAACCATGGCGCCCTCTACGGCTGTTACCGCCCGGCTCTGTGCCGGTGTGCAAGCCGATACCCTGCGTGTGGTCATTGACCGGCGGCTGGACCGCAACTGTGACACAGGAGCCTTTGAGCTCATCTACAAGCAG CCTCCCGTGGAGGTACCCCAGTATGTGGGTATCCGGCTCCTAGTAGAGGGCTCTGCCATCAAGAAGCCCCTGGCAATGTGTCACCGGCGGACAGGGGTCCGCCCAGCTCTCCCTCACCTGCTGACCCAGCAAGGctctggggaaggcaaggacttgggGACTCTTACCCACAGGTCAGCTCCTAGGAAGGCTGCTggggccaggagcctggggcACACTGAGAAGCCAgactccactgccaccacctcgGCCcctggaaaggggaagaaag CCCCTTACCACTTCCCCAGCTTCCACACCAAGGCCCGGCTGCCTTCCTCCTATGTGCTCCGACCCCAGGGGCGAGTCCTCAGACTGCAGCACAGCAAGCTGGTGGGCCCTAAGGCCCTGTCGACCACAGGCAAGGCCTTGATGACTCTACCTACCGCCAAGGTTTTCATTTGCTTCCCACCTAACCCCGAGCTCAAGCTGGCATCCAACGTCCTGAAACCAAGAAAG GCTGTTGCTCCCCCGTGGCATCCTGGAAATGCCTTGTGTTCTCTACCCTTTGAAGTTGGAAATCTTCCTAGCACCCAGAGGAAGATCAAGGCCAAAGGCAAGTTCAAGGCCAGACTTGACAAACCCAAGGCTGAGGCATGCCTCATGAAGACAGTGAGCCTCCCAAGCAAGACCTCTGCCCCTCATCGATACATACCATGGGCTGGAGGAGCATGGGGGACGCGAGGCTAG
- the TTLL3 gene encoding tubulin monoglycylase TTLL3 isoform X6, which produces MPGPGAALLLSPGEWGAAHRGSAAWVLQEGDLGCSWPKKPQLPEPRTSSPAPWPWARHSLSRPPETLPWPGTTSARCDGARAGGKRRTGSPASARPLGCAFGSLARCTPAQGAAYPRPLGPPQASALEEASPQDGSLVLWRGFSKASHHMGRLRSAKMHVERAVKQKKIFMIQGRYPVIRCLLRRRGWVEKKMVRHSGTALPLPRKDLDSSVVGNSDTTEDEDEDEDETFQPPQLFDFDDLLEFDDLDGTHALMSRMVRNEIPYFIWTTRRDVLDCRFLSKDQMINHYARAGSFTTKVGLCLNLRNLPWFDEADADSFFPRCYRLGAEDDKKAFIEDFWLTAARNVLKLVVKSEWKSYSIQAEEEEASGDKQPEKQDGKPGMVSSEFVDEALRACEEHLSNLAHMDIDKDLEAPMYLSPEGWSLFLQHYYQVVHEGAELRHIDTQVRRCEDILQQLRTVVPQMDMEGDRNIWIVKPGAKSRGRGIMCMDHLEEMLKLVDGNPMMMKDGKWVVQKYIERPLLIFGTKFDLRQWFLVTDWNPLTVWFYRDSYIRFSTQPFSLENLDNSVHLCNNSIQKHLENSCHRHPLLPSDNMWSSQKFQAHLRDMGAPNAWATVIVPGMKAAVIHALQTSQDTVQGRKASFELYGADFVFGEDFQPWLIEINASPTMAPSTAVTARLCAGVQADTLRVVIDRRLDRNCDTGAFELIYKQPPVEVPQYVGIRLLVEGSAIKKPLAMCHRRTGVRPALPHLLTQQGSGEGKDLGTLTHRSAPRKAAGARSLGHTEKPDSTATTSAPGKGKKGKAKSATALVRPNLPKWDPSSTGMGCIFTMTFASGDRQPHPLNRLPLSLKNPQALAPYHFPSFHTKARLPSSYVLRPQGRVLRLQHSKLVGPKALSTTGKALMTLPTAKVFICFPPNPELKLASNVLKPRKVGLKL; this is translated from the exons ATGCCGGGCCCCGGCGCGGCGCTGCTCCTGAGCCCCGGGGAGTGGGGGGCCGCACACCGGGGCTCCGCCGCCTGGGTCCTCCAGGAGGGCGACCTGGGGTGCAGCTGGCCGAAGAAGCCGCAGCTGCCCGAACCACGCACCAGTTCCCCCGCCCCATGGCCCTGGGCGCGCCACTCCCTGTCCCGGCCTCCAGAGACACTGCCATGGCCCGGGACCACCTCCGCCCGGTGCGACGGGGCTCGCGCAGGCGGCAAACGCCGGACGGGCAGCCCCGCCTCTGCGCGCCCGCTGGGCTGCGCCTTCGGGTCGCTCGCTCGCTGCACCCCTGCCCAGGGCGCCGCGTATCCCCGCCCCCTCGGGCCCCCGCAGGCGTCGGCCCTGGAGGAAGCCTCGCCGCAGGACG GTTCCCTTGTCCTCTGGCGAGGATTCTCCAAGGCGTCTCATCACATGGGCCGGCTCAGGAGCGCCAAGATGCACGTGGAGAGAGCTGTCAAG CAGAAGAAGATCTTTATGATCCAAGGCCGCTACCCGGTGATCCGGTGCCTCTTGCGCCggaggggctgggtggagaaGAAGATGGTCCGTCACTCGGGCACCGCCCTGCCTCTGCCCCGGAAGGATCTGGATAGCTCAGTAGTGGGTAATAGCGACACCACTGAGGACG AGGATGAAGATGAAGACGAGACATTCCAGCCACCACAGCTGTTTGATTTCGATGATTTACTGGAATTTGATGACCTAGATGGGACACATGCTCTAATG TCTCGCATGGTTCGGAACGAGATCCCCTACTTCATCTGGACCACTCGGCGGGACGTGCTGGACTGCCGCTTTCTCTCCAAGGATCAAATGATAAACCACTATGCCCGGGCTGGCTCCTTTACCACAAAG GTGGGTCTGTGTCTCAATCTCCGCAATTTGCCGTGGTTTGACGAGGCTGATGCTGATTCCTTCTTCCCGCGCTGCTACCGCCTGGGAGCTGAGGATGACAAAAAGGCCTTCATAG AGGACTTCTGGCTGACAGCTGCCCGCAACGTTCTCAAGCTGGTGGTCAAGTCCGAATGGAAGTCATACTCTAtccaggcagaagaggaagaggcctCAG GAGACAAGCAGCCCGAGAAACAGGACGGAAAGCCGGGGATGGTGTCCTCAGAGTTTGTGGATGAGGCTCTGCGTGCATGTGAGGAGCACCTTAGCAACCTGGCCCACATGGACATCGACAAGGACCTGGAGGCTCCAATGTATCTCAGCCCTGAGGGCTGGTCCCTCTTCCTCCAGCACTACTACCAAGTGGTCCA CGAGGGGGCAGAACTCAGGCACATCGACACTCAGGTCCGGCGCTGTGAGGACATCCTGCAGCAGCTGCGGACTGTGGTGCCCCAGATGGACATGGAGGGAGATCGCAACATCTGGATCGTGAAGCCAGGAGCCAAGTCCCGTGGACGAG GCATCATGTGCATGGACCATCTGGAGGAGATGCTGAAGCTGGTGGATGGCAACCCCATGATGATGAAGGATGGCAAGTGGGTGGTGCAGAAGTATATTGAGCGGCCCCTGCTCATCTTTGGCACCAAGTTTGACCTGAGACAGTGGTTCCTGGTGACTGACTGGAACCCACTTACCGTGTGGTTCTACCGTGACAGCTACATCCGCTTTTCCACACAACCCTTCTCCCTGGAGAACCTGGACAA TTCAGTGCACCTGTGCAACAACTCCATCCAGAAGCACCTGGAGAATTCATGCCATCGGCACCCGCTCCTGCCCTCGGACAACATGTGGTCAAGCCAGAAGTTCCAGGCCCACCTTCGGGACATGGGGGCCCCGAATGCTTGGGCCACTGTCATTGTGCCGGGCATGAAGGCCGCAGTGATCCATGCCCTGCAGACCTCCCAGGACACTGTGCAGGGTCGGAAGGCCAGCTTCGAGCTCTATGGCGCTGACTTTGTGTTTGGTGAGGACTTCCAGCCCTGGCTGATTGAGATCAACGCCAGTCCAACCATGGCGCCCTCTACGGCTGTTACCGCCCGGCTCTGTGCCGGTGTGCAAGCCGATACCCTGCGTGTGGTCATTGACCGGCGGCTGGACCGCAACTGTGACACAGGAGCCTTTGAGCTCATCTACAAGCAG CCTCCCGTGGAGGTACCCCAGTATGTGGGTATCCGGCTCCTAGTAGAGGGCTCTGCCATCAAGAAGCCCCTGGCAATGTGTCACCGGCGGACAGGGGTCCGCCCAGCTCTCCCTCACCTGCTGACCCAGCAAGGctctggggaaggcaaggacttgggGACTCTTACCCACAGGTCAGCTCCTAGGAAGGCTGCTggggccaggagcctggggcACACTGAGAAGCCAgactccactgccaccacctcgGCCcctggaaaggggaagaaaggcaAGGCGAAAAGTGCCACAGCCCTGGTCCGCCCCAATCTCCCGAAGTGGGACCCCTCCAGCACCGGGATGGGCTGCATCTTCACCATGACCTTTGCTAGTGGGGACAGGCAGCCCCACCCCTTGAACAGATTGCCACTGAGTCTGAAGAACCCCCAGGCCCTGG CCCCTTACCACTTCCCCAGCTTCCACACCAAGGCCCGGCTGCCTTCCTCCTATGTGCTCCGACCCCAGGGGCGAGTCCTCAGACTGCAGCACAGCAAGCTGGTGGGCCCTAAGGCCCTGTCGACCACAGGCAAGGCCTTGATGACTCTACCTACCGCCAAGGTTTTCATTTGCTTCCCACCTAACCCCGAGCTCAAGCTGGCATCCAACGTCCTGAAACCAAGAAAGGTGGGCCTCAAACTGTGA
- the TTLL3 gene encoding tubulin monoglycylase TTLL3 isoform X8, whose protein sequence is MAAPHSVFTGPHHWGSLVLWRGFSKASHHMGRLRSAKMHVERAVKKKIFMIQGRYPVIRCLLRRRGWVEKKMVRHSGTALPLPRKDLDSSVVGNSDTTEDEDEDEDETFQPPQLFDFDDLLEFDDLDGTHALMSRMVRNEIPYFIWTTRRDVLDCRFLSKDQMINHYARAGSFTTKVGLCLNLRNLPWFDEADADSFFPRCYRLGAEDDKKAFIEDFWLTAARNVLKLVVKSEWKSYSIQAEEEEASGDKQPEKQDGKPGMVSSEFVDEALRACEEHLSNLAHMDIDKDLEAPMYLSPEGWSLFLQHYYQVVHEGAELRHIDTQVRRCEDILQQLRTVVPQMDMEGDRNIWIVKPGAKSRGRGIMCMDHLEEMLKLVDGNPMMMKDGKWVVQKYIERPLLIFGTKFDLRQWFLVTDWNPLTVWFYRDSYIRFSTQPFSLENLDNSVHLCNNSIQKHLENSCHRHPLLPSDNMWSSQKFQAHLRDMGAPNAWATVIVPGMKAAVIHALQTSQDTVQGRKASFELYGADFVFGEDFQPWLIEINASPTMAPSTAVTARLCAGVQADTLRVVIDRRLDRNCDTGAFELIYKQPPVEVPQYVGIRLLVEGSAIKKPLAMCHRRTGVRPALPHLLTQQGSGEGKDLGTLTHRSAPRKAAGARSLGHTEKPDSTATTSAPGKGKKGKAKSATALVRPNLPKWDPSSTGMGCIFTMTFASGDRQPHPLNRLPLSLKNPQALAPYHFPSFHTKARLPSSYVLRPQGRVLRLQHSKLVGPKALSTTGKALMTLPTAKVFICFPPNPELKLASNVLKPRKAVAPPWHPGNALCSLPFEVGNLPSTQRKIKAKGKFKARLDKPKAEACLMKTVSLPSKTSAPHRYIPWAGGAWGTRG, encoded by the exons GTTCCCTTGTCCTCTGGCGAGGATTCTCCAAGGCGTCTCATCACATGGGCCGGCTCAGGAGCGCCAAGATGCACGTGGAGAGAGCTGTCAAG AAGAAGATCTTTATGATCCAAGGCCGCTACCCGGTGATCCGGTGCCTCTTGCGCCggaggggctgggtggagaaGAAGATGGTCCGTCACTCGGGCACCGCCCTGCCTCTGCCCCGGAAGGATCTGGATAGCTCAGTAGTGGGTAATAGCGACACCACTGAGGACG AGGATGAAGATGAAGACGAGACATTCCAGCCACCACAGCTGTTTGATTTCGATGATTTACTGGAATTTGATGACCTAGATGGGACACATGCTCTAATG TCTCGCATGGTTCGGAACGAGATCCCCTACTTCATCTGGACCACTCGGCGGGACGTGCTGGACTGCCGCTTTCTCTCCAAGGATCAAATGATAAACCACTATGCCCGGGCTGGCTCCTTTACCACAAAG GTGGGTCTGTGTCTCAATCTCCGCAATTTGCCGTGGTTTGACGAGGCTGATGCTGATTCCTTCTTCCCGCGCTGCTACCGCCTGGGAGCTGAGGATGACAAAAAGGCCTTCATAG AGGACTTCTGGCTGACAGCTGCCCGCAACGTTCTCAAGCTGGTGGTCAAGTCCGAATGGAAGTCATACTCTAtccaggcagaagaggaagaggcctCAG GAGACAAGCAGCCCGAGAAACAGGACGGAAAGCCGGGGATGGTGTCCTCAGAGTTTGTGGATGAGGCTCTGCGTGCATGTGAGGAGCACCTTAGCAACCTGGCCCACATGGACATCGACAAGGACCTGGAGGCTCCAATGTATCTCAGCCCTGAGGGCTGGTCCCTCTTCCTCCAGCACTACTACCAAGTGGTCCA CGAGGGGGCAGAACTCAGGCACATCGACACTCAGGTCCGGCGCTGTGAGGACATCCTGCAGCAGCTGCGGACTGTGGTGCCCCAGATGGACATGGAGGGAGATCGCAACATCTGGATCGTGAAGCCAGGAGCCAAGTCCCGTGGACGAG GCATCATGTGCATGGACCATCTGGAGGAGATGCTGAAGCTGGTGGATGGCAACCCCATGATGATGAAGGATGGCAAGTGGGTGGTGCAGAAGTATATTGAGCGGCCCCTGCTCATCTTTGGCACCAAGTTTGACCTGAGACAGTGGTTCCTGGTGACTGACTGGAACCCACTTACCGTGTGGTTCTACCGTGACAGCTACATCCGCTTTTCCACACAACCCTTCTCCCTGGAGAACCTGGACAA TTCAGTGCACCTGTGCAACAACTCCATCCAGAAGCACCTGGAGAATTCATGCCATCGGCACCCGCTCCTGCCCTCGGACAACATGTGGTCAAGCCAGAAGTTCCAGGCCCACCTTCGGGACATGGGGGCCCCGAATGCTTGGGCCACTGTCATTGTGCCGGGCATGAAGGCCGCAGTGATCCATGCCCTGCAGACCTCCCAGGACACTGTGCAGGGTCGGAAGGCCAGCTTCGAGCTCTATGGCGCTGACTTTGTGTTTGGTGAGGACTTCCAGCCCTGGCTGATTGAGATCAACGCCAGTCCAACCATGGCGCCCTCTACGGCTGTTACCGCCCGGCTCTGTGCCGGTGTGCAAGCCGATACCCTGCGTGTGGTCATTGACCGGCGGCTGGACCGCAACTGTGACACAGGAGCCTTTGAGCTCATCTACAAGCAG CCTCCCGTGGAGGTACCCCAGTATGTGGGTATCCGGCTCCTAGTAGAGGGCTCTGCCATCAAGAAGCCCCTGGCAATGTGTCACCGGCGGACAGGGGTCCGCCCAGCTCTCCCTCACCTGCTGACCCAGCAAGGctctggggaaggcaaggacttgggGACTCTTACCCACAGGTCAGCTCCTAGGAAGGCTGCTggggccaggagcctggggcACACTGAGAAGCCAgactccactgccaccacctcgGCCcctggaaaggggaagaaaggcaAGGCGAAAAGTGCCACAGCCCTGGTCCGCCCCAATCTCCCGAAGTGGGACCCCTCCAGCACCGGGATGGGCTGCATCTTCACCATGACCTTTGCTAGTGGGGACAGGCAGCCCCACCCCTTGAACAGATTGCCACTGAGTCTGAAGAACCCCCAGGCCCTGG CCCCTTACCACTTCCCCAGCTTCCACACCAAGGCCCGGCTGCCTTCCTCCTATGTGCTCCGACCCCAGGGGCGAGTCCTCAGACTGCAGCACAGCAAGCTGGTGGGCCCTAAGGCCCTGTCGACCACAGGCAAGGCCTTGATGACTCTACCTACCGCCAAGGTTTTCATTTGCTTCCCACCTAACCCCGAGCTCAAGCTGGCATCCAACGTCCTGAAACCAAGAAAG GCTGTTGCTCCCCCGTGGCATCCTGGAAATGCCTTGTGTTCTCTACCCTTTGAAGTTGGAAATCTTCCTAGCACCCAGAGGAAGATCAAGGCCAAAGGCAAGTTCAAGGCCAGACTTGACAAACCCAAGGCTGAGGCATGCCTCATGAAGACAGTGAGCCTCCCAAGCAAGACCTCTGCCCCTCATCGATACATACCATGGGCTGGAGGAGCATGGGGGACGCGAGGCTAG